A single region of the Strigops habroptila isolate Jane chromosome 3, bStrHab1.2.pri, whole genome shotgun sequence genome encodes:
- the CREBL2 gene encoding cAMP-responsive element-binding protein-like 2 isoform X3 codes for MDDSKVVGGKVKKPGKRGRKPAKIDLKAKLERSRQSARECRARKKLRYQYLEELVSSRERAICALREELEMYKQWCMVMDQGKIPSEIKALLTGEEQGKTQQNSTKLTKAGKTEANSSNP; via the exons GTGGTTGGAGGCAAGGTAAAGAAACCAGGCAAGCGAGGTCGTAAACCAGCCAAGATAGACTTGAAGGCGAAACTTGAAAGAAGTCGTCAGAGTGCAAGAGAGTGCAGAGCCAGGAAGAAGCTGAGGTACCAGTACCTGGAAGAGCTGGTTTCGAGCAGAGAGCGAGCCATCTGCGCTCTCAGAGAAGAGCTTGAGATG TACAAGCAGTGGTGCATGGTGATGGACCAAGGGAAAATCCCCTCTGAAATAAAAGCCCTGCTAACTGGAGAGGAGCaaggcaaaacacagcagaactCAACAAAACTCACCAAGGCTGGGAAGacagaagcaaacagcagcaatcCCT GA
- the CREBL2 gene encoding cAMP-responsive element-binding protein-like 2 isoform X2, whose amino-acid sequence MDDSKVVGGKVKKPGKRGRKPAKIDLKAKLERSRQSARECRARKKLRYQYLEELVSSRERAICALREELEMYKQWCMVMDQGKIPSEIKALLTGEEQGKTQQNSTKLTKAGKTEANSSNPW is encoded by the exons GTGGTTGGAGGCAAGGTAAAGAAACCAGGCAAGCGAGGTCGTAAACCAGCCAAGATAGACTTGAAGGCGAAACTTGAAAGAAGTCGTCAGAGTGCAAGAGAGTGCAGAGCCAGGAAGAAGCTGAGGTACCAGTACCTGGAAGAGCTGGTTTCGAGCAGAGAGCGAGCCATCTGCGCTCTCAGAGAAGAGCTTGAGATG TACAAGCAGTGGTGCATGGTGATGGACCAAGGGAAAATCCCCTCTGAAATAAAAGCCCTGCTAACTGGAGAGGAGCaaggcaaaacacagcagaactCAACAAAACTCACCAAGGCTGGGAAGacagaagcaaacagcagcaatcCCT GGTGA
- the CREBL2 gene encoding cAMP-responsive element-binding protein-like 2 isoform X1 gives MDDSKVVGGKVKKPGKRGRKPAKIDLKAKLERSRQSARECRARKKLRYQYLEELVSSRERAICALREELEMYKQWCMVMDQGKIPSEIKALLTGEEQGKTQQNSTKLTKAGKTEANSSNPLSVCSWFSLTNIEERK, from the exons GTGGTTGGAGGCAAGGTAAAGAAACCAGGCAAGCGAGGTCGTAAACCAGCCAAGATAGACTTGAAGGCGAAACTTGAAAGAAGTCGTCAGAGTGCAAGAGAGTGCAGAGCCAGGAAGAAGCTGAGGTACCAGTACCTGGAAGAGCTGGTTTCGAGCAGAGAGCGAGCCATCTGCGCTCTCAGAGAAGAGCTTGAGATG TACAAGCAGTGGTGCATGGTGATGGACCAAGGGAAAATCCCCTCTGAAATAAAAGCCCTGCTAACTGGAGAGGAGCaaggcaaaacacagcagaactCAACAAAACTCACCAAGGCTGGGAAGacagaagcaaacagcagcaatcCCT TGAGTGTGTGCAGCTGGTTCTCTCTCACAAACattgaagaaaggaaatga
- the GPR19 gene encoding probable G-protein coupled receptor 19, producing MIAHSMDNNSSPVVLPTFLLLLQSKSYPETPIPPAGYEMTASPTGPSSSRNHTVLLYDLQRGEITAASMVLGALWLVSLVGNSLVCLVIHRSRRTQSTTNYFVVSMACADLLTSVTSVPFVLLQFIYGRWTLGNVMCKLVRYIQYLTPGVQIYVLLSICVDRFYTIIYPLSFKVSREKAKKMIVASWLFEAAFASPALFFYNSNSDDHCNFFLPSSWEGVTYGVIRLLVVFLTPSTLIVFFYQRVIKYIWRIGTDGRTVRRTTNTVPRTKVKTIKMFLMLNSVFLLSWFPFYMVQLWHPQEINYRKSSLVFLSITWISFSSSAAKPTIYSVYNANFRRGMKETFCMSAMKCYRSNAYTITTSSRIAKKNHVGIADIPAPAKTVTKDAIYDAFNREEKEKKLAWPIQSNPPNTFV from the coding sequence ATGATTGCCCACAGCATGGATAACAACAGCAGTCCTGTTGTTCTCCCTaccttcctgctcctgctgcagagcaagagCTACCCGGAGActcccatccctcctgctggCTACGAGATGACAGCATCACCCACAGGACCCAGCTCAAGCAGGAACCACACTGTCTTGCTGTATGACCTCCAGCGGGGGGAAATTACAGCAGCCAGCATGGTTTTGGGAGCATTGTGGCTGGTGTCTCTCGTTGGAAACTCCCTTGTTTGCTTAGTGATCCATCGGAGTAGGAGGACACAATCCACCACCAATTATTTTGTTGTCTCCATGGCTTGTGCAGACCTGCTCACCAGTGTCACAAGTGTGCCCTTTGTGCTGCTTCAGTTCATCTATGGCAGGTGGACACTGGGAAATGTGATGTGCAAACTGGTAAGGTACATCCAGTACCTCACCCCTGGAGTGCAGATATATGTGCTCCTCTCTATATGTGTGGATCGATTCTACACTATCATCTACCCCCTGAGCTTTAAAGTGTCCAGGGAGAAAGCCAAGAAAATGATTGTGGCCTCTTGGCTCTTTGAGGCTGCATTTGCATCACCTGCTCTCTTTTTCTACAACTCCAACAGTGACGACCACTGcaacttttttctccccagttcTTGGGAAGGAGTTACCTATGGTGTCATCCGCCTCTTGGTGGTGTTTTTGACCCCATCTACCCTCATCGTCTTCTTCTACCAGAGGGTCATCAAGTACATTTGGAGAATAGGCACCGACGGCAGGACTGTCAGGAGGACAACAAATACTGTCCCAAGAACAAAAGTGAAAACCATCAAAATGTTCTTAATGTTAAACTCggtctttctcctctcctggtTTCCTTTCTACATGGTACAGCTGTGGCACCCACAGGAAATCAACTACAGAAAGAGCTCCCTGGTTTTCCTGTCCATCACCTGGATCTCCTTCAGTTCTTCAGCTGCTAAGCCAACCATCTACTCCGTGTATAATGCAAACTTCAGAAGAGGgatgaaagaaacattttgcatgTCTGCCATGAAATGTTACAGAAGCAACGCATACACCATCACCACCAGCTCCAGAATAGCCAAAAAGAATCATGTTGGTATTGCAGACATCCCAGCTCCGGCCAAAACTGTCACCAAAGATGCCATCTATGATGCttttaacagagaagaaaaggaaaaaaagcttgcCTGGCCTATTCAGTCCAATCCCCCCAATACATTCGTCTAG